CTTTTTCTCCATGAGCTTGTACGTAGTAGATCGTTGATTAGGCCCGGCTTGCTTTTGTCAATCGATCGGTTAATACAGGGACAATTTGTTTTTTGCGAGATACAACCCCTTTTAGGAGTGCTTTGTGATCGACTAAGGTGACTTGATATGCCTGTTCTACTGCCTGTGTTTCACGTCCAAGTGCGAGGGCTATCGAATCATTGTTTAAAATATCAGTGACGACGAACAGATATAGGTCTAGTTGTTCGCTGGCAATGACTTTTTCAAGTGCTGCCTCTAACTCAGCTTGACGAGAAAAGACGTCATTTGTGTCGATGGCATTGACTTGTGCAATTTTTACTTTTGCATGACCCATTTGAAAGTCCTTTGCATCCATCGCGATGAGATCGCCAATGGGCTTATCGCTTAGATTGGCTCCAGCTTTTAGCATACGCAAACCGTACTCTTCAAGATCAATCTCGGCGATATCTGCTAATTGGCGTGCAGCGGCGACATCTTGCTCTGTGCAGGTTGGAGATTTGAAGAGAAGAGTATCAGAGATAATCGCTGAGACCATGAGACCTGCGATGTCTTTTGGTATGGGAACTCCGTGTTCTTTGTATAGTTTGTTTAAAATGGTAGCTGTACATCCTACTGGTTCTGCTCGATAATAAAGTGGCTGACTTGTTTCAAAATTTGCAATGCGATGGTGGTCGATCACTTCGATGACGAGCACATCAGTAATATCTGATGCGCTTTGAAGACGTTCGTTATGATCGACTAAGATGACTTCGTTTGCTTCGTTTGCCACCGTATGTACGAGACGTGGTTCTTTCACATGAAAAAAGTCTAAGGCAAACTGGGTTTCTTCGTTTACAGATCCTAATCGAACGGGTTCCACAGAGATCCCTAACTGATTTTTTAGTTGTGCATAAGCTAGTGCAGAACAGATCGCATCTGTATCAGGATTTTTATGACCAAAAATAAGTGTTTTATTCATTAGGCACCTCTTATTATCATTTTAGATGTACATGAAGTATCTCATAAAATGAAGTGTTTTGCCAAAGTGATAGCTATTCTTTTTGCGTCGCATGGGTGCTCAGGGTGGTTCTGGCATATGGTTTATAAGGCATGAAAAAAAGAGGCGGAAGCTGAGACTTCAACCTCGTTGTGATGTTTTTTTAGAGATTGTGTTCGTGTGCTAGACTTGCCAAGGCCAAGGGCCTTCTGCCCATGGCCATGATGTACGTGTTGTCGTATCCGTGGTGCCTGCTATGAGTGGACCATATTTTTTCTCGAAAGGTTCTACTAATGCGTGTCTGCGCCGCAAAAATTGCTCAAATTGCGCCAGTGCAGATGCGTCTGCTGGATGGGTGTCTAGATATAAATGAAGTTCATTTAGCACAAAGTCGATGGACTGTATTTCATGCAATGAATTGTAAAAATGACTTGTCAGAGGTTCATTCATATGGGTTTCTCCCCTTATAATCACTCGTTAGATCGGGCCACAGAGATCCGTGCCGCAATGCCTCGCGGTAGGCATATTGTTTGAGACGTCGTGGTTGATAGATGAGAAATTGATTGATGGGGATGATAAAATGTTTGGGTCCACGCATGGGACATGGATCATAGGGGCTGTGGTAGGGTAGATCGGTTTGCCATCGTGCATTCATGGTTATGCCTCCTTTGGCATAGGGTGCCGTCTGCATTGCACTATATGCACATGGGACAACAAGTAGACAAGATTCTCTACGATGAATGAAACTGTTATAGAGCCTGTTCACAATCTTATACAATTAGGACATACATGATCATTCACGATAGCTACTGAAACTCATACATATATTGTGTGTGCTTGGAGATGAGGACATCGCACATGATCAGAATACAGATGAAGCTTACACACCCGTTATAGGGATGTCAGCGCAAGGGTATATGCGCTGTTGATCAAGGCTCGCATCCGGACATGTGACTAACTATGTGCGTCCAAGTTGTCATTTTTATGTGTCAGCCGTCAACGATTCGGTATCTTCGCTGTACTGTAAATGGTAAAGCGATTCGTATGATCGAATCGCATGGAGGTGAGGCACATGAATTCGGCATTATATAGTGGGAAACAAATGTGGATTTGGGAAGTGGATCAGACGTTTGGTGGGAATGTCGACACCATAATTTCACAAGGGAAACAAATGGGGCTTTCTGGGTTCTTGGTCAAAGCGCATGATGGCTCCACTGTATGGCCGCAATTTAAGGAAGTGCTCGGGCCTCTAAAAGCGGCTGGATTTACTGTTGCTGCCTGGGGATACGTCTATGGCAATGACGTGTTAGGAGAAAGTACTGCGGCGCAGACGGTTATTGATATGGGGGCTGATTGGTATGTACTCGATGCTGAGCAAAGTTTCGATGGTCAAGCAGATGCAGCTACTCAGTTGTGTACAATTATCCGTAGCCATTATCCTCATCTGATTATGGGCTATTCGCCGTTTGCTTTTCCAAGTGATCATCAGACATTTCCGTATGCTGAATTCAGTCGGTTTTGCGATGTCTGTTTACCACAAATTTATTGGGGAGAATTTGCGATGACGCCAGAGGCTGCAGTGTCGCAGAGCTTCTCTGAGCTTCAGGAGTATAAGTTGCCTTTTGCACCTATTGGCCAAGCGTATGGATCTGTTACAGGTTCTCAAATAGAGGAGTTTGCACAAGCCGTTCATGCGCAGGGTGGACAAGGAATTAGTTTTTGGGATCTGCAATCGGCCAATTCCATGCAGTTGCAAGCTGTAGGTCAGATTGAACAGTTTCCAGCACCACGCGCAGCAACTATGCCAGTAGCAGGTGCACCGATTCCACCGCAATCCAAGATCCCTGTTGCTACAGCTCCACGAGGGCCTATCGATACGGTCACGCCAACTCATATCGGAGCTAGTTATTATGTTTCTGGTATGCCTGCAGATGTGAAACCTAACGATTGGTTTTATGGTGCGGTCAGTGATCTTTTATCACGCGGGATTATTACGGCGTATAAAGATGGTCTTTTTAAGCCTGATGAAGGGATCACGCGTGCGCAAGCGGCTGATTGGCTCAACCGTCTTCGCATTTATCTGGAGCAACAAACAGGAAAATAGTGGAGAGACGGCATCGATCCGCCTCTCTTTGGCTATGCTTTATTGGAATGCTGCAATCATATGGTTTGCAGCAGCTGTGAGGATGTGGTCTGGTTGTACAAGGGCGAATCGAACGTGATGTTCGCCTTCTTCTCCAAAACCAACGCCTGGTACGCAAGCGACTCCAGTTGTTTGTAACAGGTGTTTGGCAAAGTCGCGCGAAGTCATGTGGGACGGAGTTTTTAGCCACACGAACATCGTCGCCTCGGAGGGATAGAGATCCCAACCTGCTTGTCGCAATGGATTCATAAAGGCGTCTCGTCTTGTCTGGTATAATGAACGTATATGTGTGATGTGTGTTTCAGGGTGATCGCGCAATGCGACAGTCCCTGCATGTTGCGTTGCGCGAAAGACACCATAGTCGATATTTGATTTCACGATGCGCAGCGCTTGTAACATGTCTTTATTGCCTGCGGCAAATGCAAGTCTCGGACCTGCGAAGTTAAAGGTCTTTGATAAGGAATGGAGTTCTATACCCACTTCTTTTGCGCCGGGTGTAGCTAAGAATGAAGGGGATTGTTTGCCGTCAAAAGTAAGTTCGATGTAGGCGGCATCGTGAAGAACCAAAAGGTCATGGCGCAAAGCAAACTCGACTACTTCTGAAAAGAAGGAAGCGGATGCAAGTGCTGTGAGCGGATTGCTTGGGTAGTTGAGTATCATCAGCTTTGCTTTGCGTAGCACGTCTGCTGGAATCGCTGTTAAGTCTGGCAAGAAATCATGTTCTTCGCGCAGTGGCATCCGATAAGGAATGGCTCCTGCTAGTAGAGCAGTCACTTCGTATATAGGGTAACAGGGATCGGGTATTAAGATAATATCACCTGGATCAACAACTGCAAGCGAGATATGGGATAGTGCATCTTGTGCACCCATCACCGTTAGTAGTTCTGTTTGTGCGTCGACCATTACTCCATAGCGCTCATGTAAGAATGCAGCAGCTGTGTGACGAAATTCTTCTGAACCTTCTGTGGTCGCATATCTAAAGATACTTGGATCGTGGAGAGCTTCTACAAAAGCTGCGCGGACGTGGTCAGCTGGTGGAATATCTGGTGATCCAATGCCAAGGTCGATCACGGGCATGCCATTTTTTGCAACTTCCAGTTTTAACTGATTAAGCTCAAAAAAAACGGCTGAAGAAATGGTTGATAGACGTTTCGCTTGCACTTGCAACGTGATCCCTCCACTACATATTCATATACATCCTACTATATTACGCGAAATTGCAATAAAAAGGGCTTGAACATCATAAAAAATTGGGGTTGAGTTTATTGTTTATAAAAACCAGAAAAGATGATGCAATTGATTAACGAGTTGGAGCAGACAACGGTGATCGTGATTGGCGGTGGACCTGCTGGTTTGATGGCAGCGATTGGTGCTGCAAGAAATGGTGCACAGGTGACCTTACTTGAAAAAGGGAATCGCCTTGGGCGCAAGTTATTGATCTCTGGTGGGGGCAGGTGTAATGTTACCAATGCGCGAGGAACTGATCATATTATTGAAAACATACCCGGCAATGGTCGGTTCTTACATAGTGTTTTTAATCAATGGTCAAATGAAGATATTATCGCGTTTTTCACGGAACTAGGTGTCCCATTAAAAGAAGAGGATCGCGGGCGAATGTTTCCTGTGACCAATAAAGCATCGACTGTACTTGACGCACTTTTGCAAGAGCTTGCAAAACAGAAAGTGAATATTGTGCTCGAAGCAATCGTACAACGTGTGCTATACAGTGAAGCGGATCGGCAATTTACTGTGCAAATGAAGTCTGGAGGCGCGTTTATTGCGCATGCGGTGGTTATAGCTGTAGGTGGTTGTTCCGTTCCAGAGACGGGGTCTACAGGAGATGGCTACACGTTTGCACAGCATTTTTCACATACGATTGTCGATCCTTATCCGACATCGGTTGCGTTGGTTTCTCATGATCCTGTGATTCAAGGCAAAGACTTGCAGGGATTAGCGATTCGCGAGGCAGTTCTTCGCCTGCATGATCCGCGTGGCAAAATCATAGCGACAGAAGAAGGCGATGTTTTATTTACACACTTTGGAATATCGGGCCCTGCTGCGTTGCGAGTGAGTCAATATGCGGTAAAAAGTTGGATGAAACATCGGAAGCAACCACTTTTGTTGACCATTGATAGTGATTCACACAGGTCTGCACAGTCGTTGATTGATCAGATCGTGGCGATTGGACATGCTGCGCCTAAGAAAAGTTTGCGTACAATTTTAAAGGATGTAACGGCGACAAGCCTTGCTAATTATGTGATCGATCGTCTACAATTGCCTGCGGATCAAGTGATGGCTGAAGTTAACAAACAGCATCTCGTTGATTTTGTTGCCTATCTTAAGGCTTTTCCTGTTCATGTATCCGATACACTTGGTTTAACACGAGCTACCGTTACCGGTGGTGGAGTGACTGTAAAAGAAATTGATCCGCGTACGATGGAATCTCGGTTACAATCAGGATTATTTTTTGCGGGGGAAGTGATGGACGTACACGCGCATACAGGTGGGTACAATATTACTGTAGCTTTTTCTACAGGTTATGTGGCAGGATTACATGCGGCATCTCAGGTGTACATGAAATAAAGTATAATGCATATAGAGCGTTGTATGAAGGAGAGCAAAGATGGCAGATGTCATTTTTATTCGCGATATGGAGTTTTTTGGGTACCATGGTGTCTTCACTGAGGAACAGCGACTTGGACAACGGTTTGTGATTTCTCTTCGGCTTCTTTGTGATCTTGAACCTGCCGCATTGCATGATGATCTAACGCTAACAGTCGACTATGGAGATGTGTATAATAGAGTCAAAGAAGTGGTTGAGGGGCGTAAAAGGAAACTGGTGGAGTCTGTAGCACAAGATATTGCAAATACTGTTTTGCGCTGCTATCCCATCGTACATACTGTGGTTGTACATATGGAGAAACCAGGGGCACCTATTGCAGGGATTTTTGAAACAGTGGGTGTGGAGATTGAACGCTCTCGAACTCATCATTCATACATGGGGGAATAGAAAAATGAAAAAAGCAATGTGGGTATTCATGGCCTTTCTTGTTATAGTTGTGGGATATTTAACGTTTACATCGACTGTTTGGCCGACGATTTCAGTCTTACAAATGGTAGTGAGGGGATAACTATGGAAGGCAAACGAGTGAGTGAATCGCGCACTTATATGACTGATCTTGTATTGCCGCCAGACACCAATCTACACGGTACGATATTTGGTGGGCGAGTCATGGCTTATGTGGATAAGATTGCTAGCATTACTGCGATGCGGCATTGTCGCAAGGCGGTTGTGACTGCTTCTAGTGATAGTCTGGATTTTCTCGCACCTATTAAAGTGGGCGAAGCTATTCAATTAGAGGCTTTTGTCACTTGGACACATCATACATCGATGGAGATTTTCTGTCGTATTCAATCTGAAAATTTGATGACTGGTGAAAAGCGGCTAACAGCTACTTCTTATCTGACTTTTGTTGCACTTGATGAGGATGGCAAACCTGCTATCGTTCCGCCGATACTGCCCGAAGTGGATGAAGAATGGTGGCACTATAACACAGCTGCAGAACGCCGGGAAACGCGACTGAAACGGCGAAAAGATCGGGCGGCCGCAGAAATTTCTTACGCTCATTAATGATCATGGGCTTTTGTCTACATGGCGAGGAGGATGCATCGCACCATGAAGTTATCTGAGCGTTATGATGTTAACTCAATTGATGCCAAGTGTGACGGTTGGAATATTGCTAAGGGTTTTGATAGTCGATTAGGGAGACCAGTGCTCGTTGCGGCGATGTCTAGTCATTATCTGGATCGTTATTCTATGGATGAGTGGCTAGCGAGACGTGTGAGCGTCTCGCATGCTTATGTTGCAGAATTATTTGATGGATTGCCGCGCGACGATGCGTTTTATTGTGTTTTTGAGAGCCGCAAGGAAGATGTGTTTGGACTACCTGATCTTTCACGGTATGATTTGTTGTCGGCATTTGTGAAGATAGCCGATGCAGTTGAAGAACTTTTAGCATCTGGAGTTCGTTTTCGGTTTTCTGAACAGCAGATCATCTGGGATGGGATGCAGCCACATCTTTTAGGGTTGTTGCCGCAAGCATCTAAAGAACCGCATGTCTCGAATGACCAATATGTCGCTACAATGACGCAATTTTTTGGCTCTAGATTGCAGCAAAGAATTAATCAATCTGAAGATCCCAATCGTGTGCTTGAACGTTCTGCGGTGTTGCGCATGGGTCTTTTGCGTTTGCAAGGGGAAGGAACTCCATGTACGACATTTGCAGATGTGAAGATGGTTTTAGAAGCCATGCTCATTGAAGAGCAACGTCGCAAAATCGCTCTACAAGCAGCCTCATCTCAAAGTGATCCAGACATTGTACAACCTATCGAAAAGGAACCGCGACAGGAAGCGTCGATGGAGACGATTGTCATCCCGCGACAAGTTGCAAAATCTGTGGATCCACTGCAGGATTCGCGCAAAGAAGTGTTGAGCTCTGCAAACACGCCAGTACGTCGCCACAAGTCTACTGTGCAGGATGTGGACACTAACGATTTTGATGATGAAGAGGACGAGTTTGATCAGGATGAAACACGGTCTGTTTCACGTTCTCGTGTCATGATTATTTTAGTTGTAAGTGTACTTGTCGCAATAGGTATTATTTATGGTGGAGTTTCTCTGTTGCGAGGGGGGAGTGGAAACGGCGCTTCAGCGCAATCATCTGCAACTCCTGCACCAAAGACAACCGTTACTAGTACTACACCTGCTTCTTTGTCGGTGACTGGATTGAGTGCGGGTGCTGCGATTCAATTACTTGCTACACATGGATTTCATTCTGTCACATTGCAATCGGTAACACTTCAAGGAAGTATGAAACCTGGGGCTGTCATTGCGTCGTCACCTTCACAGATTACTCTATCGCAGGCTGGAAGTTCGGTAACTTTACAAGTAGCTGTGCCGCAGGGTGACGGCATTGTACCTAATATTAAACATTTATCGTTGCAATCGGCAGAGCAACAATTATTAGCTGATCACTTTCATTATTCCTATGTAATCCAACACGTGTCTGGGGGAAAACCGGGGCTAGTGTCAAGTCAAACACCCATTCCTTATCAGGTGCAACCACTAGAGACAAACGTGGCATTTGTTGTGGCGCAAAACTCATAAAACTAAAATCTATGAGTCTATCATTGACAGAATTCCTCCGGCATCGACATAATAGATGCTGGAGGGGAAAATACGTATGGTTCGACAACGCTCGACGATTTTAGCCGCACTTCTTACAGGGATCATGGCGGTTGGTTTACCGATTAGTGCCAAGGCAGATGTCTTATCCGCGCAACAAGTTCCTCATTGGCATTGGACATTGCAAAATCAACCTGTCCAAAGTAGGGATGCAAGTTCTGGTGATGTGTCGGGATATATTGTATCTTATCTTTTGGCTGGGGTCGCCAAGCAACAATATTTTTCGACAGCGGCTGTGGCTACGACGTTTGCTAAGGGGGAAAAGGATGCCGTTGTTGTAAGTGGGACGAATGGATCTATTGTATACACTAATATTGTTCACCCTTATGCGGTTGTCTCTTCGCAATCATCCCTTCTTTTAGGCAACATTTCTCAGTCGCAGACATATTCCACTCTAGCTGAGGCTATTGCCGTGGCAAAGAGTACTCCGTCACAGATGGTACTCAGTCGCATCACGGGAGCTGTTGTATGGAGTAACTCAGAAAACTACGAAGTGGTTTCTCAAGGTTCGACATCGATGTATCAAACGTACGAAGCGGCGCTTACAGCTGCTCGTAGCATGCAAACGGCGTCTGTAGTTAGTGGTGACACCCATCAAACTTTATGGCGTGCAGCCTATCGCGTCCTGATTAATCAACAATTTACGGAATCCTTTAGTACACTGAATAACGCCAAGACATATGCTGAGCAAAGTCAGCAAAGTGAAGTGATCGACATCGCGAGTGGCAAAGATGTATGGGATGATATTCCGCGATTTAATGTGTACCAAAACGGCGTTTTGCTAAAGCAATTTACTGATCAAAGTGATGCTTTATCATTTGCACAGGGATTATCCAATGTCACAGTGGAATCCATTGCTACACAAGCGGTGATCTACACCAATGTCCCTGCATACGCAGTTGAGGTGGGAAGTAAGACTATTCAATCTTTCGTTGATGAAGCTTCTGCTATTACCTTAGCAAAAACAGTGCCAAGTTCAGTCGTTGTTGAACTGAGTACAGATCATATCGTGTGGACTTCCTCTGGTACATACGGAGTATACCAATATCTTCAACTTGTTCGGTCGTTTGATACGCAGGCAGCTGCACTTGCTTATGCGCAGACGTTAGATCATGTTCAAGTTATCGATAGTGAGAACAACTCGGTGGTGTATTCTAACTATCCGACGAGTGTGAAATCGCCGTATGGAGATACATTTACCGTTGAAAATGGGCTAGTCGTCGATAACTGGGGTTCTGTTAGTATTCCGCTTGCACCTGCACCCTCATTTATGACAGCTGGACAAACGTATGTATCCAATGACTACAATCATTGGTATGAAGTGCTTCCTACAGGTGATGTCTATGTTGGACAGTGGGAAAATCCGTATCAGACGATGAATCTCGAAACGCAATCGAATTTAACTGCTACACAAATTAATAACTTTATCTCACAAAATGCTGCAGCAAACAGTGTTTTGCAAAATACCGGACAATATTTCATTGAGGCGCAAAATACTTATGGCGTCAATGCACAGTATTTGGTGGCTCATGCGATTATTGAATCTGCATGGGGAACATCGTATTTTGCTACAAACCGAGATAATTTATTTGGCTATATGGCATACACAACGAACCCTGATGCTGCTGCAACATTTCGCTCCATTGAGTATGATATTAATTTTCAGGCGTGGTTTGTGCGCAATTCCTATCTCAATGCAAATGGATCGTTTTATAATGGGGCAAACTTAGATGGCATGAATGTGGACTATGCGACCGATCCTTATTGGGCAAATAGCATTGCTCGCATTATGGCTGAGATGCAACCTTATAGCACGACGATCGGTAGTGAGCCTCTGATGGGAGAACAGGCCACTCGCAAGGTATTTCCATATCCGACTGGTGCCATTGGACAAGCCACTTCTGCAATGAGTGTTTACTCCTTTCCTGCAGATGCGACGACGTCTCAACCGTCGATTATAGGATCGATCCCTACAGGGACAAATTTTACTGTGCTTGGAGATTCTCCGGGCTGGGATGAAGTGCAATTGGCCAATGGACAGACAGGCTTTGTTAATTGGAACGATGTGAGTTTACAAAACATGATGGAAGTTGTAGGCATTAACTACGGAAGTTATCTGGCTGTCAATTCAGTTGACAATCCTACGACGACCACAGATACTGTAGATCAATTGACAAACGGTGTATATGTCGTTTTGTTACAAGCTTCGTCTACTGGCTGGGATAAGATCATGGATGGCAATGGAATTACGGGCTGGGTAAGTTCGAAGTATGTTCAGGTTATTCATTAGTCATGTGTTATAATGTGGCGTACTGTGAAATGCATTAGAAATGATCTGGGGTGAAATCATTTGGGGGAAAGTGTTTTGCCGCCGCGGCTTAAATGGCCGCTGTATCTATTAGCGGCCTTTCCAGTGGCGGACTATTTTTTGCATGTGTATCCATGGGGAATCGTTGGTGCTGCCTGGGATAAATTAGTTTTTATTTTGCTTGCTTTTTATGCTATTCGCGCAAGAATGTCAGGTACAAAAAGAAAGATGTATCCTTCACAGCGATATATTATTTTTGTGGCAGTTCTTGGGTTAGCATATATTCTGATGGATGTTGGTTATTTAACTGTTGCGTTTGCAGGTTGGCGCGTTGACTATCTTTATATGCTATTCTCCATTGTCTTACCCTATGTGGTTGACAGAGAGGATATTATTCCACTTCTAAAATTCATGGTTCTTATCGGGTTTTTAATGGCTATTCACGGAGTCTATGAGTATGTCATGAAAGCACCCATTCCATCTTCGTGGATTAACTTAGGTGAACATGTTCGTACGAGGGTGTACTCATTGTTTGGTAGCCCTAATATTTTTGGATCCTATGTGGCTTTTATTGCGCCTAATGCCGCGGGATTGGCTCTCTATGAAAAAAGAAAAGGACCACGTATTTTTTATATTGCCGCCGCGATTATTAGTATGATTACCCTCGTATTTACGTTTACCCGTGGGGCATGGGTTGCGTTTTTTGTGGGAGCACTTGTGTTTACGTGGTTGGTGGACAAGCGGTTAACCATCATTGCAGTCGTATTGACTGTGCTAGCTATTTTCTTTGTTCCTCCTATCCATGCGCGTATGGATCAATTCTTATCTCCTGTGTACTGGGTGAAGACGGAACAAAGTGGTCGTATCGATCGTTGGGGTCATGCCTATAACCAAATGCGCAAAGATCCATTATTTGGAGCTGGGCTAGGTCGATATGGTGGTGCGGTGGCTTCTAAGTATTTTGGGATTATCTATGTAGATAATTATTATGCGAAGACGCTTGCGGAAACGGGATTATTAGGTCTGCTTTCTTATCTTGGTCTACTCTTTGTGTATTTACGCGATGTCTATCGGGTACTGAAACGAACGGTCGATCCCAGAATGCGGTATTTAATGATCGGCGTGTTTAGTTCGCTCATTGTGGTTGTGTCACATAATGCTGTAGAAAATATTTTTGAAGTGCCATCTATGAACTATTTATTTTGGATGGTAGGTACGTTAGTGCTGATTTATGGAGCGGAAGGGGAGACGGAACGGTGACTAACTTCGCATTAAGGCGTTGGTTGACGACTCCCTTTCTGATTCTCTATGCGCTTTGGACACTGTTGTTTTATCAACTTGTTTTTACAGCGTGGACCCTTCAGTATTCTTATCTTGGCGTACTGTTAGTCATTGGGGCTAGTCTACTTTTTATGTATGCATTTCCGAAACGCGATCGCAAGGTAGTTGTGAGATTTACTTTATTTTGCGTCATGGTCGGCGTTGGGATTTCTAGCTTTGCTGGTGAATCACTCACTTGGCGAATTATAGATTTTGTTGTTTTTGTAGTACTTGTTTTGGCACTTGGTCGTTATTTAGTGGGTATCAAAACACTGCGGCTGTTCTTGGTCGTTATCGCGTTAACGATTGTTCAGATTTTTATTCCATTACACGATTTACGGACGCTCTCCTTTTTTAATGTGCGTTATATTGGGCATTTGGCAAGTCCTGATCCCCAAGTAGCTAGTTTGCCTGTCGCTACGGTATCTGATCCCTTGCGTCCGGGAGCACAGGAGATCATTACTTTGCGTGGTCATCGGCCGATTAAAGATGAGGCACAAGATTTTATACACATGCTCAATACCAATCCACAATCTGCAACGACGATTCGCTCTGCCATTGTAGAACTTCAACATTCTTATGATGTCATGGCGATTCGTCCTGGACGATTGCGCTTTATCACGCACTATGCAACGCCGCAAGAACTTGTCCAATTGCCGTTTTGGTCGTTAGGATTAGTTGATTTTCCTTTTATGACTTCGCATTTTTTGAATTTAGAAGATCGTACTCGTATGTATCTCTCGCTTTCATCTGATCCAGGTTCACTACTCTCCACGCTATTGAGTCCTGGAACTGCGGCTCAGTCATTGGCTGATTTGAGCTTGCAGACAGCTTCGTCTGAGGCGAATAACTGGGAGCAGGTTACGGGACATCAAATCGATGTTACGGATGGGTTGTCGTTGCAAGGAGGCTATTTGACAGGGACTTATCAGGGCGTCCCAGTACATGTGAAGACGCAGGGTGTAGCTATTTTAGGTGTGCATCATATATTACCGCTTAGCGTCGATCCGAATCCACAGATCATCGTAGAGGGGAATAATGTGATCCAAGTTCTTTCGCTGCCTCCAGAGCAACCTCGATTGATTGCGAGTTTGCCTGGATCTTATCTCCATCCTTTGACTACTGATGTGGATTTTGCGGATTTAAATGGCAGTGGACAAGACTCTCTGTTAGTGAACACAGTGCCAGCGCAGATATTTAGACTGTCTAGTGCAGGGACGTGGGATCGCTTATGG
This region of Sulfoacidibacillus ferrooxidans genomic DNA includes:
- a CDS encoding NAD(P)/FAD-dependent oxidoreductase, with the protein product MINELEQTTVIVIGGGPAGLMAAIGAARNGAQVTLLEKGNRLGRKLLISGGGRCNVTNARGTDHIIENIPGNGRFLHSVFNQWSNEDIIAFFTELGVPLKEEDRGRMFPVTNKASTVLDALLQELAKQKVNIVLEAIVQRVLYSEADRQFTVQMKSGGAFIAHAVVIAVGGCSVPETGSTGDGYTFAQHFSHTIVDPYPTSVALVSHDPVIQGKDLQGLAIREAVLRLHDPRGKIIATEEGDVLFTHFGISGPAALRVSQYAVKSWMKHRKQPLLLTIDSDSHRSAQSLIDQIVAIGHAAPKKSLRTILKDVTATSLANYVIDRLQLPADQVMAEVNKQHLVDFVAYLKAFPVHVSDTLGLTRATVTGGGVTVKEIDPRTMESRLQSGLFFAGEVMDVHAHTGGYNITVAFSTGYVAGLHAASQVYMK
- a CDS encoding acyl-CoA thioesterase, producing MEGKRVSESRTYMTDLVLPPDTNLHGTIFGGRVMAYVDKIASITAMRHCRKAVVTASSDSLDFLAPIKVGEAIQLEAFVTWTHHTSMEIFCRIQSENLMTGEKRLTATSYLTFVALDEDGKPAIVPPILPEVDEEWWHYNTAAERRETRLKRRKDRAAAEISYAH
- the folB gene encoding dihydroneopterin aldolase, whose translation is MADVIFIRDMEFFGYHGVFTEEQRLGQRFVISLRLLCDLEPAALHDDLTLTVDYGDVYNRVKEVVEGRKRKLVESVAQDIANTVLRCYPIVHTVVVHMEKPGAPIAGIFETVGVEIERSRTHHSYMGE
- a CDS encoding aminotransferase class I/II-fold pyridoxal phosphate-dependent enzyme, which produces MQAKRLSTISSAVFFELNQLKLEVAKNGMPVIDLGIGSPDIPPADHVRAAFVEALHDPSIFRYATTEGSEEFRHTAAAFLHERYGVMVDAQTELLTVMGAQDALSHISLAVVDPGDIILIPDPCYPIYEVTALLAGAIPYRMPLREEHDFLPDLTAIPADVLRKAKLMILNYPSNPLTALASASFFSEVVEFALRHDLLVLHDAAYIELTFDGKQSPSFLATPGAKEVGIELHSLSKTFNFAGPRLAFAAGNKDMLQALRIVKSNIDYGVFRATQHAGTVALRDHPETHITHIRSLYQTRRDAFMNPLRQAGWDLYPSEATMFVWLKTPSHMTSRDFAKHLLQTTGVACVPGVGFGEEGEHHVRFALVQPDHILTAAANHMIAAFQ
- a CDS encoding S-layer homology domain-containing protein — translated: MNSALYSGKQMWIWEVDQTFGGNVDTIISQGKQMGLSGFLVKAHDGSTVWPQFKEVLGPLKAAGFTVAAWGYVYGNDVLGESTAAQTVIDMGADWYVLDAEQSFDGQADAATQLCTIIRSHYPHLIMGYSPFAFPSDHQTFPYAEFSRFCDVCLPQIYWGEFAMTPEAAVSQSFSELQEYKLPFAPIGQAYGSVTGSQIEEFAQAVHAQGGQGISFWDLQSANSMQLQAVGQIEQFPAPRAATMPVAGAPIPPQSKIPVATAPRGPIDTVTPTHIGASYYVSGMPADVKPNDWFYGAVSDLLSRGIITAYKDGLFKPDEGITRAQAADWLNRLRIYLEQQTGK
- a CDS encoding spore coat protein CotJB — encoded protein: MNEPLTSHFYNSLHEIQSIDFVLNELHLYLDTHPADASALAQFEQFLRRRHALVEPFEKKYGPLIAGTTDTTTRTSWPWAEGPWPWQV
- a CDS encoding manganese-dependent inorganic pyrophosphatase — translated: MNKTLIFGHKNPDTDAICSALAYAQLKNQLGISVEPVRLGSVNEETQFALDFFHVKEPRLVHTVANEANEVILVDHNERLQSASDITDVLVIEVIDHHRIANFETSQPLYYRAEPVGCTATILNKLYKEHGVPIPKDIAGLMVSAIISDTLLFKSPTCTEQDVAAARQLADIAEIDLEEYGLRMLKAGANLSDKPIGDLIAMDAKDFQMGHAKVKIAQVNAIDTNDVFSRQAELEAALEKVIASEQLDLYLFVVTDILNNDSIALALGRETQAVEQAYQVTLVDHKALLKGVVSRKKQIVPVLTDRLTKASRA